From Pungitius pungitius chromosome 9, fPunPun2.1, whole genome shotgun sequence, one genomic window encodes:
- the LOC134132704 gene encoding uncharacterized protein LOC134132704 — protein MDSKQSDRESVASKRSSRSSTSSAGSVTRARAKAEAAKARATFANKEAKAKLERAATEAKLQKEKAEKEAEYYKEKAAIEFELQLENARKDAELEALASYREAAAAEAEAAVWEDAMDNFVVLDEAGPSEKDKLERTSEYVQSQYELHSGETHPRTRSLRQAAMNASSQVSQLPTDETPQGYSSNPFSPTWQPPVSPKEPSYAKNITNPALANYGSENVQTPSAIKVERQVPRKETDHQTNINMRTTSSDNSPQPSFPRYISTASHGAPGAEHLAQFLARRDLVSSSLYKFDDNPENYRAWHSSYINATQGLGLTATEELDLMTKWLGRESSDQVRRLRSVHATNPVVALRRAWERLQECYAAPEVIERSLFNRLDHFPRLSGKEHTKLRELADLLMEVQGAKEDGYLPGLSYLDTARGIEPIVAKLPYGLQERWVSAGSKHKDENNGRFPPFEFFASFVHHEARKRNDPSFAIQGTSGLAAKPERPSFRSNQTPISVHKTDIASTHSNDLKGTGDPNKTCPIHGKPHPLRRCKAFRAKHLEERKSFLKAKGICFKCCSSTTHLARDCPTTVKCIECDSTYHDAAMHPGPALQDGAPSTSPHNGGEREESSDTKAVVSASCTEVCGARQVGKSCSKIYLVKVYHKRQPDKAIKAYAILDDQSNRSLARSTFFELFDIKCEPYSYSLRTCSGTTETSGRRAEEFVVESLDSRVTIPLPPLIECNDILDNR, from the exons ATGGATAGCAAACAAAGCGACAGGGAGTCAGTGGCCAGTAAAAGAAGTTCACGGTCTTCAACTTCATCAGCTGGCTCAGTAACACGTGCTCGTGCTAAAGCGGAGGCAGCTAAAGCACGCGCTACATTTGCAAACAAAGAAGCTAAAGCTAAGCTAGAAAGAGCTGCAACGGAGGCTAAGCtacagaaagaaaaggcagaaaaagaagCGGAATATTACAAAGAGAAAGCAGCAATCGAGTTCGAATTGCAGCTAGAGAACGCAAGAAAGGATGCTGAGCTAGAAGCGCTTGCTAGTTATCGCGAAGCCGCAGCGGCCGAAGCTGAAGCTGCCGTGTGGGAAGATGCAATGGACAATTTTGTTGTACTGGATGAAGCAGGCCCATCAGAGAAGGACAAACTGGAGCGTACAAGTGAATATGTCCAGTCTCAATACGAGCTACACTCAGGTGAAACCCATCCACGTACCAGGTCACTAAGGCAAGCAGCCATGAATGCTAGTTCCCAAGTATCTCAGCTTCCGACAGATGAAACCCCTCAAGGATATTCTTCCAATCCTTTCTCTCCAACATGGCAGCCGCCTGTTAGTCCTAAAGAACCGTCATATGCAAAAAATATTACCAACCCTGCATTAGCAAACTATGGCTCGGAAAATGTGCAAACACCTTCAGCTATTAAAGTGGAAAGGCAAGTCCCACGAAAGGAGACTGACCATCAGACAAACATAAACATGCGTACCACTTCCTCAGACAACTCTCCTCAGCCTTCCTTTCCACGCTACATATCAACAGCTAGCCATGGTGCACCCGGAGCGGAACATCTAGCACAGTTCTTGGCTCGTCGCGACCTGGTGAGTTCAAGTTTATATAAATTTGATGATAACCCAGAAAACTATCGAGCCTGGCATTCATCATACATAAACGCCACTCAAGGGCTAGGCCTCACAGCCACGGAGGAGCTAGACTTAATGACTAAGTGGCTCGGTAGAGAATCCAGCGACCAAGTCAGACGTCTCCGTTCAGTGCACGCGACGAATCCTGTCGTAGCACTCAGAAGGGCCTGGGAACGTCTCCAGGAATGTTATGCAGCACCCGAAGTCATCGAAAGGTCCCTTTTCAACCGGCTCGATCATTTCCCAAGGCTTTCAGGGAAAGAACACACAAAGCTACGAGAACTAGCCGACCTGTTAATGGAGGTGCAGGGAGCCAAGGAGGACGGCTACCTCCCAGGCCTGTCTTACCTGGACACCGCAAGAGGGATCGAACCCATAGTTGCAAAACTGCCTTATGGTCTTCAAGAAAGATGGGTATCCGCCGGTTCAAAGCACAAGGATGAAAATAATGGACGATTTCCCCCATTCGAGTTCTTTGCAAGTTTTGTACACCACGAGGCACGGAAAAGGAATGACCCTAGCTTTGCCATTCAAGGTACTAGCGGCTTAGCTGCGAAGCCTGAAAGGCCCTCCTTTAGAAGTAACCAAACCCCTATATCAGTTCACAAGACGGATATAGCCTCAACACACTCAAACGACCTAAAAGGAACCGGCGATCCAAACAAAACCTGTCCAATACATGGTAAACCCCACCCACTCAGACGATGCAAAGCCTTCAGAGCCAAACACctagaggaaaggaaaagcttTCTCAAGGCAAAGGGAATCTGCTTCAAATGCTGCAGTTCAACTACGCACTTGGCAAGAGACTGTCCAACTACAGTCAAGTGTATAGAGTGTGATAGTACCTACCACGACGCTGCTATGCATCCGGGTCCTGCACTTCAAGACGGGGCTCCCTCAACCTCACCACACAACGgcggggagagagaagagagcagTGACACTAAAGCCGTCGTCAGCGCAAGCTGCACCGAAGTTTGTGGAGCACGACAAGTCGGCAAGTCATGTTCCAAGATTTACTTAGTGAAAGTATACCACAAACGTCAACCAGACAAAGCCATCAAGGCCTACGCCATATTGGACGACCAAAGCAACCGATCGTTAGCAAGGTCTACTTTCTTCGAGCTCTTCGACATCAAGTGCGAACCATATTCCTATTCTTTGAGGACGTGTTCCGGCACAACAGAAACATCCGGACGTAGGGCTGAAGAGTTTGTGGTGGAGTCACTCGACAGCAGGGTCACAATCCCTCTACCACCCCTCATCGAGTGCAACGACATTCTTGACAATCG GTAG